CTTCTGCTCGATCCGGTGGTGTCCCGTGGGCAGCTTGGCGTCGGCATCGTTCTCCTCAtgcccagcggcggcgccgagttGCGGCAGCAGGTACTCCTCGCTGGCTTGGTGGCGCTCGGCGTCGGGTCCAGCGTCGTCCTTCTCCTTGGACACGGCCACGGTATTGCTGGTTCGGGCGGCGTTCCTGAGCAGCGGACGCGGCGGCTCTTATAGGGGTCGCGGACGCCGAGTGACGGTTGGGGCGGCTTGGCGCGGGCGCCCGGGACGCGTGGCGGCAATCTAGCCGCGCAAGGCTAGGGTTGGGCTTGCGCGAAGGCAAAAGCGTTCATGGGCACGGCGCGGGGCGCGTGGGTGACGTGGGCGCGGCCGGCTCCCCTCGTTGTCGCGGAGCGGATGCGGAGAATGGCGCGGGGCGTCGGCGCGGCTTGCGAAGGCAGAGGCGGCGTCGGGAGGTTGGGGAAAAGGGAATAGGGCGCCTGACTGGCGGGCCCCTGCTGTCAGCGGCTCAAGGAAGGAAAAGGGGGTGGCGTGGTGCTGGGCTGGGCCGTGGAGGTTCAGTAGGCCGGGGTGGGCTGCGTGAAGAGGTTTGGGCCGGACAAGTGCAGGCCGAAAATGGCCAGCGGACTGGTGGGTTTGGCAGGCTGTGTTTTGGGCCGGTTAGGGAGTTAGGTGTTAGTatctgaatttaaattgaagGGCTTACTTCAATTTAAATTCCACACAAGTTCAATCAATGAAATAAACCCGAAACGAATTCGAATTAAACAAGGTAGATGCAATAAATCCGGGTAACTCCAAATATTTCTCACACTAGCAAAATATTTTCcttaattcaaacaaagtttttaATTACTAGGAATTTTAGGGAGAAAGAATTCTTACTAATATGAAATTATTACAGCACTGCCacaaaaaattttaaaattcacatttttcgactttataacattccggaaaaatccgggatgttacaCTGTTCTCGATCAGTACGTGGATGCACATGCTAATATTTGTGTCTGTCTTACTAGTTCTATGATTCAGCTGGTTACCGACTTGACGTTCTCCTTGCTGTAGTTTCAGGCAATCCAATGGTGGCATTCTCTTCCCGAGCGGTGGTGGCCGGACCGAGCCCAGAACGACAACTATGAGTGAATGTCTGCTAAGACCCAAGAGCGAGGGTCGTTGTAGCCGGCCTGCGTTGCTCGCCAACCGGACGGAGATAATAGAGGCTCCTTTGAAGTCTAAGCCACCTAAAattctaggtggacactctaataaaatagagaaattctataaattctcacaaaaataaaaaacatctAACCTTTAAtataacaactctaattataatagccattggatctgttattttttcttataaattacccacctctgccattatgaagatagactaaagtaaccccctaaacatgtatctaaattactcacctatgccattataaaaaaaattaaagtaaccatctaatcttcgtgtaaattacccacatatgccattataatacaaatagccccctaaatttgcatataaattatccaatcatatcattattagaagttaaattactcctaaatctgaatttaaattatataattataataaaatattaaagtgtcaatataaaaatctaaattacaatttctatcattactaatattattgtttatataaaaatactacccacgatgtgtcaccatgtatttatgtatgatggaagagataagactaccaattcacaaacaaatagtttaactaaatatatatatcgaatacaTGTGGAGGTGAGATGCAAAATGAAACctattgtaactaaataatgataaatatatattttagagtatgtgttagaatatttaattgatgaaaaagagcGTGATAtacataattataattattgacctcattcttatattaattttaattagcccgtatgggagcacgggttgataagCTAGTTGAATAAAAAGAGAAGGGTGACCCATCACTGTCGGGTCGTAATACAATTCGGCGCTGAAAGTGACTATCACCACCGACTCATGCGGTGATAGCTATTTTAATTAAACCGGCAGTAATAGTCTATTTACAAAGGGTATATCTATAGTAGTGCTTTCTACTCCTCCTTATATGATTTGGCAGCACTCCTGCCtttactttcaaaaaaaaaatgtagtaGTGATCATGCTTTGTTAGATTGACAACAGCATGAATTCATTACTAAAGTACGCATACTAAGAACAATTCCCCCATTTAATTTGTGATCATATTGTTCTCTACTTGACATATGTTAGAGCCTGATAATAACTTGATTATGCTAAAATAAGATGCCATCTTGCACGCCCATAAAAGATACTACTTGGCTGGACTTGGAGCTAACCTATTAAAAAATCCTATTACATATTCCATATGTATTGTTTATTAATACTTAGGGAAGGGGGTAGGGTGGTTGTCATAATAAGGTTTCTCGCCGACCACTCTGCGCCTTATGTAGGGTCAAACTGATGGCGGCTATGTCTTCATTTTCCATCAACAAGTCCACTAGTGCGGGTGTACTGATTGATTTAAAAGCTCGCTCAGCTGATTGATTCCAGGCGGGTCGAGAGTCGAGCAAGATCAAGCAAGTCCTCCGatcatgaagatgaagatgtaCCATGTGAGCCCCCAGCGGAGATCTCCCGCGCACATGCTGAAGTTGGTGGCCACCGAAGGACAGCCGTTCCGGTGCGACGGCTGCCAGGAGCTCGGGACAGGCCAGAGGTACAGGTTCACTGGGGCTGCGATCACTATTACAAAAACGGTTTGTAGAAACATCTCGAATTTTTTAGAGGCGGACTAAAAATTCACATGTTCTCACAAATATAGCGAGGTTGCTGTAGCAATAGAATCGCCTCTAAAAATTCATTTGTAGAGGTGGATCACCttctcacccgcccctacaaataggcACCATTTATGGGGGCGTAATCCGCTCCTGAAAAtttcatttgtaggggcagatCACCCCTACCTGTCCTTACAAATTGCGcccatttgtaggggtgggtgggGGGTTGAAGCGTCCCAACAAATAGCATTTCTGGGAGCGCCCCCCCCACCCGCCTCTAAATATGGGCAATAAAAGCAACGGACTCCCTTCTTTCTCCCGACAAGCCATTGATTGCTCGGAGGAGAAGCTCcacgaaaataaaaataaaaaggagaaaaggtttTAAGCTTTGTTTTCTTCAAGTTGAGGGCTCTAGAAGGTAAGTAATGCTAATTCCATGTCATTTCTAAGCTCTTTGTTAGTTTTAAGACTCAAATGGAGCTCTCTTTGCCTCTAGCTAGATCTAGATCTCTATGTTGTGTATTTGCCATTTGAGGCACCATTTGCCTTAAACTTTTGGATGTTGTTGTGCTATTGTAGTAGGAGAACAAGATTATGTAATCATTTGAACTAGATCTATATATTTATCGTCATTCCTAAGTAAATTATTTACTTGAtctatggaggagagagaaggagatttgttttttttctattttgacACATATGCATGATAGTTTTTGTTTTTCAAAACTTAGTCGTACAATAATAGGTTGAGTTTTGATTTTTTGTCTATTTAGTACTTTTTAAATTATCTTTTTCAATATCTACGCATATATAGAAGTATATATTTATGTTCATTTAGGGGTTCATTTTCTTTGAGAAAGTgatttgatttattttttttatctttacacacatgcatgatATATTTTTTCCAAGATTTGTGGTACAATAATAAgtttgatttttgtttttttatttagtactatttaaattaatttgtttttcaatttctatgcatatatagaattatatatttatttttatttagggATCCACTTACTTTGAGAAAAAgatttgatttatttttttttatcttcatGCACATGCTTGATAGATTTTTTTTCCAAGATTTAGTGGTACAACAATAGGTTGACAGCACGGTAGATGGGAGAGGTCGGAGAATTGGGGAATTGAGAATACAAGAACACAATTGGTGAAGGCAGATGAATGATTAGGAGTTCAGAGAGTTTATTTACAAATTGGTTCATGCCCTCCTCAGCTCGATCGCGCCGCTCACCGCTCACGCACGCTACGCCTGGTAGCGGATTGGGCCAATTGGACATCCCCGTTTCTTGACTTACTGGTTGGCACCCCGGTTGTGGCACGTTCAAAGCGATTTGATCATTTGACTTTCCACTTGAGTCACAGGCTCAAGACAAGTGTGACGAATAGCAGAGTTCCAACTCAGAATCGTGACGACACGACACGAGGTCACAATCAGAAACAACCAGAGCCCTGTTACAGTCGCCGTAATGTTCGGTCGGCCTCGCCGCGTGAATTCTACGAAGAATTGGGCCTGTTTGCTACCGGATGGCGGATGCCCGGACCAAAAACACAGCACCATCCATCTGTACGTTACGTGGGCTTTTCGCTCCTCCTCCTTGCGTGCGTGTGCTCCTTGCCGCTTGTGTTGTGTGTGCGGTGCGCGAGCAGGCCAGATTCGTCGCGTGCACAGGTGAGGAAAAAATTCCGGGCCCCACAAACTTCGTTTCGTGAAAATGGTGTGTTAGTAAAAATTTTAAAGTTATATATAAATCTCAAtataattatattatttttatacAAAGTAGTTGAAGAAAATTTATCAATAAGTGTATAAACAGCTAGCCCCTTCTTTTTTTAGATACCTAACCTTTTTCTCCACGTAAAGAAAAGGATAAATGAGTACATGACGTTTACATTTGCTTGTGGGCTGTCTGGAgtatctagatagcttgatgcCTTGGTCTTATCCAAATACTTAAACCCTCCGTGAGGTTCCGCACCAGGTTCTGCACTTTGTATTCTATATATATGTTCTCCTTGAGGCCTTGACTATGTACATTGCAATGTATTAATTTCCCAGTATCTACCATCCAATATGAAACTAGATTAACACGTCCTCCCTTCAGCTCAAAGTAATTTTTCTTCAATCTGTGCTGTTAGCTGCATATTTCCAGTCGGCCAGTGGATAATCGTCGACCACTTTGCTTCTTCATTAATCCAATACATGTAAGCTGCTCCATTTTATGATATTTTCCACCACGTTTTCAACACAGCTCACATTTGTTGTAGAATGGTACATATTCATTTTctaatatatattattttttcatatatactgtcaaaaaaattattgATTTCATATAAGATACGGTTGACTAATCTCGTCACTTGTttgaatattttatttttagaaatatttgtgcatatagaaaaaatatataatgcGCACCTAAAGTACTTTCAATTCGATGAGAGATCTAATGATACTCTTTTGATCAATTTGGTCAAAGTTTGATAAAAACCCAACTGCATCACATAATTAAAAAGGGATGTAGTATAATTTAGTCAGCATTGCCCTTGTTACAAAAATTGATGTCACAAATCCGTTTCAGAAGCAAGAGGCAGAGGCATCGATGGCAGGAGCAGAGGTTGAGGTCGTGGCGCATGCATGGAAAGAATGGGGTCTCCGGACTCTGGTGCTTctcagcttcacgctccaagtgGCGCTCCTCATCCTGGCGGAGTTCCGCCGATGCGTCGACCACCGCTTGTTAAGGGTGGTCGTTTGGTCGGCGTACATGCTGGCTGACGGCACAGCCATCTACGTGCTCGGGCACCTGTCCGCCACCACCAGGTCTCCCGAGCACGAGCTGATGGCGTTCTGGGCGCCATTCCTGCTGTTACACCTCGGTGGGCAGGACAACATCACCGCTTACGCTATTGAGGACAACCGGTTGTGGCTACGCCACCTGCAAACACTCGTCGTGCAGGTGGCTGCAGCCGGTTACGTCCTCTACGGATCCACGGTTGTCAGCCATCCCTTGCTCCGGTGTGCAGCCATCCTCATATTTGTGGTCGGTTTGGTTAAGTACGGGGAGAGAGTGTGGGCACTTAGCTAGCAGGCCAGGGGGAATGAAGTACGATTGTTTGAACAAAGGACACTCAGGTTCTCAGTCTGCCCGTGCACATAATACAGGCCAGCGGGACACCAATGACCACCTGTTGCTGGCCTACGGCATGATAGATATCGCTAGGAACTTTTTGAAGGGACCACTACCCCATGTCGGTATAAAGCTAACGGATACTTCATGTTTGAGTGGGCAGGATCTGTACAGAATAGTCGAGATGCAGCTATCCCTGATGTACGACGTCTTCTACACCAAGGTTGTAGCGATACACGGTTGGTGCGGCGGCCTGTACGTTCGCGCAGTTTTGCCGGTTGTCACTGCCATCGCATTATTACTGTTTCATCTGTGGAGTCGTCGTCATCAGCTGGGCGGTCATTACAGTAGTGTAGACATCGCTGCCACTTATGTTCTGCTAGTTGGGGCCCTTGTCCTTGAGATGGTGTCAGCGTTGAGGGCTATATTCTCCATCTGGTCAACCGATGAGTTCGGAGTATATGGTACTACTGATATTGTTCATACTTGGTGTTGCCCAATTAGACCTGTAGTTATGCCTGTCCGCAAGCTCATCCATGCAGCTGAATGGAGGAGAAGGTATTGGTCAGGCTCAATGGGGCAACAAAGCTTGCTCCAGTTGTGCGCTCGGAGCAGGGGTAGCCGAATCAGCAAACTAGCGGTACGGATGGGAGTGGAGGACTGGTGGAACACGTTGGCTTACTCGGGCTCCATCCTCGTCTCCTCATACATCGAGCAGCTGTTGGTGGAGCAAATCCTCAAGAGTATACACTTGTCTTCAGCCCACCCAAATCACATCCGTAACTCACGTGGTCGGGCGGTGCCCAAGGGCAGGCTATACGAGTGCCTGGCCTCGAGTGTCAACCCCGAAGATTTGAGCTTGGAGGAGAGCATTCTCGCCTGGCACATCGCCACTGAAGTCTACCTCTGTTTCTACAGGGAGCGCGCAGGCGACCGGGAGAACGTTGCCGAGGCAGCAGCCCGTGCGCTCTCCAGTTACATGCTCTTCCTGCTTGCCGCACGTCCCTTCATGCTGCCTCCTACTACTAGCCGCACAGAATACATCAACATGTGCTATGGCCTCACCGGCCTGCAGTACAACTTGGCCAAGGACCTGGCTGGAATACTACGGAGCTACGGTGATGCATTGAACACCGGGACTAACTTCGTCTGGCCGCAATTGGAAGATCGTTTTGGAGGATCTAGGCCTTCCGTTTACCACAACAAACCGTTGGATATAGGATGTAGACTTGGCGCAAAGCTCATCGACGAGTCGTCAAAAGACCCACTGGCTACGGACATGCTGAAGCTGATCGTCCTGGTGTGGGTGGAGATGCTGTGCTACGCGGGCCAGCGATGCAGTTCAGATTCTCATGCCAAGCAGCTCAGCAATGGTGGTGAGCTCATCACCATCGCTGCCATTCTAGTGGAGTGCATCACAGATGCATACATGAGAGACAAGATCCTCCCTTATTATCAAGGTAAGAAATAACGGGCTATAAAGTTTAGGGGCAGCCTTCTCTAAAAGCTATAGAAAGTTATAGTGAGCTATAGCGGTAGCTAAATCATTTAGCAGAATAGCGcaagctaaatcatttaatagAATGATAAAATAATCAATAATTAAAATCATTACTTTAGCAATCACAATTCAATTGAGCCAAATTGGATTATATGATTGCATCAACAATGTATGGATCATATATCCACAACCATTTGCTTCAGTACAAGTCCAGTTTGCATAGGGCAAACATGTCATCACCACATCATCATACCTACATATAATCTAGATGGCAATATTGTATCATGCCTACATGTGTCACCATCAGACATTCACAAAATACTTAGCAAAAGCTCAGCTACACATCATATGTTAGCTTCTACCAAAATAGACCAAAACAAGTTAACTTCACATCTTGCAGGTCACAGTCAAGGTCACTGCAGTAGTTATCAACGATCACCTGCGACGGCTTCCTCGTCATCATCCTCGACTTCAGAGTCAGAAGGCTTGAATTGTATAATCGTTCAAGAAAATGTGTAACCTGTTGGCGACGTGCATCAAGACTTTCTATTGCCGCAACagctctggaggtggttctttTCCAAAATCAGAATACATTGTCTGCAATTGAAAATGTACCCAGATGAAGATGCATGCATAGGACCATTATTTGATAGAAGCAATGAAATAATAATTACCATGATCAGTGCATGATTAACATTATTTTCCTCACTGAGTATCCCATTAGTCTCTTTCAGCTGCTCATTTTCTAAGGGGTCAGTTGgctccatgccactccaatttcttgaaattggatctcatgttgaaaatcatgccattgagtggcatgattttcaacatgacacccaatttcacggagttgtggtggcatgaatcgaattttcccttttctAATAGTGATCGGGTGccctagcctaagagggggagggggtgaattaggcaacttaaaaccttaaccaatagctccaactagtttgcacaaaactgaaACTAAAACGTGCTATCTAAATGTGTAACtacggttcttctagtgtgaaactccattccaaaaattatagccaatcctatcaagatactactctatgaaagtaaatgcACACAAAGATTGCAGTAAGTAAATGTGGAAccttaaaggagggatgagaggaagcaaactctttgacatgaggatttatcccgtagtTCGGTTGTTGATGTCTTTTAcggatcaacacacgaacgcactagatcgtgcggtGCGAGAAAGGGCTCGATGCAGCtcttcctgcgtggagcggtcagaccggtctatgggaccggtcaaaccagtcgCCGGGATGAAATCGGCGACAGCCGATGAACGCTAGCCCGGGAGGGAGCCCAtcagggcaggcgcacgtagggttgttctaggatcggtaGGCCACATAAAACGCCTTTAGACATCgcagagacgaaggaagaatagCAGAtggaggttggaaaagctagggtttgcaGAAAAGGttaaaagtagagtttgtattgattttgttcgattggatcccctcaatcggccgtgaccctttatatttatagggtggggtggacttatcccgcaacaAATCCCTATTACAGATTTAGATCTACAAAAATCCTTATTTGACTCGAAttcctcctagaccggtcagaccggtcggtctataccggacaggccacagtacctcgaccggtcaaaccggttggtgccaattttggttatcaacatatgccccccctatttttttggtaaagcttgcttgccaacaaatattcttctgagccaaaattatctaagggcgatgattaacactacatcggccattttttgtacTAAGGGCGATAAGTAATTATCAACCATGACTTGCTCTAATTAAGTcgatgttgaaacaacttgtttgggccGCCACACCATCTCCATTGTTGCTGACATCTTTAGCATGGCCTCCACCTGTTGCtccattgcctccttcttgcgcatatGTTGCAGCCTTtgcttctgagtatgagacaagcctgagggacaccacctcggctgtaaatactttgaGCCTTGCTTCTTGCTCTTCTCATCCTCCTTGCTGCAATCAGCATCTTGCttgaccagattattgctagcaacaatcggtctttgtagtaatgcatgatttggatacataggaggatattgaatataatatgactgcatatgcatcctactataattcatgggtgtataaaagtaaggataccagcaatgccatggagcaatcggtccactagatgaagtataGTTACATTGACTCGTTTGCTCTTGATGTTCTGACGTTGAACCCGTATCCTTTGCTTCGCTTTGTCGCCTCTTCTGTTTCTGAGCAATCCcctccttctcatatttggccaagagttccttgAAACTTGGCCTTGTCATGCTTCTGGGGGAATTCCTAGATTTACTgggcgtaccggtcagaccggtcgaaccggttAGACCGCCGCTGTGGCCGGTCAAATCGGTCGACTTGctgtcggccttcttcttcttgtcttgcccccgAGTGTTTTTGCACCTTGAGGGGTCTTCGATGTCAGCTTCTTCTcaggtctttcatcaccaatgacCACATTCTTCCCCTTTGTTGATTCGGCTTGGCTCGGCCGAACTAGCACTTtaggattgttcaattccaacATATGCACCGAGAAAGGATTTTGATCAATCTGCATAGTAGGaataaccaatcgtccttcattaatggccgattgaatttgccTACGCAATACATTACAATCATTGGTGGCATGtgagaaagtattatgaaatttgcaatatgctcgccgcttcaactcttcaagcggcggtagagtatgtgacatcttgacgtatccaatcctatataactcatcaaatatcctctcacacttggatacatcaaaagtaaaattTTCATCTTTCCGATTtttgtgaatcggcttaagagcagaACAAATAAATGGTTTGGCTTgagatggccaaacaaactcagcaccATATACATCTTTAGACTCATCGTCCGAGCAATCTGAATTGCAATCTAAAGCATGCACTACGATGATGTCTATGAGACTCTTGagactctttgcttcggctttctatagccaaagccctttgatgcacctgagtgacagtaaagaaatcatagccctctaatctttATTTAACATGAGAACACAAGCCATTAAAATCCAAATCAGCTAGATCTTTTTCTGCAATAGTCAcactaaagcatcggttttttgtatcgcGGAATCGTCTTATGTAATCATTGATAGATTCATCACGcgattgtctaaccgatgtcaagtgaGACAACTTAAGCTCATCATGTCCACAGAAGaagtgctcatggaacttctgctctaattgttcccacgagccaatagaattaggtgccaaagaagaaaaccaggagaaagcggttccagttagagataaagaaaataaatgcactttcaactcgtttattgaaccagcttctcctaattgggcaagatactgactaatatCTTCTCCACTGAATTTAACAAAATcaggcaacctaaaaccagcaggGTATGCAACCGAATCAAACGAAGTAGGATACGGCTTCTAGTATGTGCGAGTTTTGCTTCTAACATCCGCTCCAAAACTTTCTCTAGGCAaattagccaaatcattcttataatcagCAAGTGCTTTATCAAAATTACTCGAAGAATTTGGCTACATGGATGTAGATACCTCACGctggtttgaaacaaactgaCCGGATGGACCAGTCTGTACGACCGGTGGGACCGGTGGggggggaaccggtctgaccggactgGTAtaacggtctgaccggtctctgctgGTTTTGCCAACGTTGTACGTATCGGTCGAACATCTCGTCAAAGATAGGACCAATATGTGGCACTGAGTTCCTGGGGAGTTCTAGTGGCATGTACGAAACAATCTCGTTTGTTCGGCTAATGTTGGCCGAACCAGGAATACTCATAATGGGATCAGTGTACGCGGGTGTCACagtttgaccactgaaataattcattggcatcccatattgaggttgactcgtaggagatgctgtcgatggttgaggaacataaaattcagaagtagaaaCAGATGGATGTTCATCGGCTGTTTCTGGTTTCTTACCAGCCGATTCTCTTTCcttagagctaagccaattaacccaataacatcacgctcagctagcaatttctgaatttgttccatagtaacaccaGAAGATGGAGCACTCACAGCAGGTGTTATCTCAGTAGATGCATCTGTGGAGGTAGAAGCGAAGTCgatctccttgatcttggtgacTTTACCTCGTCGATCGATCTTGATGCTCGCAAGTGCCGCTAGTAGATCTTCTTCATTGCGCTTCTTCTTGTGCTCCTACAGCAACAGATGAACTTCCTCTGGAAGATGCTCGTACGTCACAGGGATGATGTTGTCTGGGTTGATTTCGGTAGTAGAGACCATCTTCTTCggggtagattagatcggttttgctAACCAAGATCTTCCTCCCCAGAGGAGTCGCCAgaaagtatgttgacgccttttacggaTCAACACACGAACACACTAGATCGTGCGGCACGAGAAAGGGCTTGATGCAGCTCTTCCTgcatggagcggtcagaccggtctaggggACCGGTGACCGGTCGCCGGGATGAAATCGGCGACAGCCGATGTACTctagcccgggagggaccccgccagggcaggcgcacgtagggttgttctaggatcagCAGACCACCTAGAATGCCTTTAGACGTcatggagacgaaggaagaacagcaaatggaggttggaaaagctagggtttgtgaaaagataaaaagtagagtttgtattgattttgttcgattggatcccctcaatcggccgtgaccctttatatttattggGTGGGGTGGACTTGTCCCGCAAGGAATCCCTATTACAGATCTAGATCTACAAATATCCTTATTTGACTCGGAttcctcctagaccggtcagaccattcggtccctgccggacaggccacagtgcctcgaccggtcagaccgcttggtcagaccggtcagaccgcttggtcagaccggtcagaccgtttggtgccaattttggctg
The genomic region above belongs to Panicum virgatum strain AP13 chromosome 8N, P.virgatum_v5, whole genome shotgun sequence and contains:
- the LOC120684454 gene encoding uncharacterized protein LOC120684454, yielding MAGAEVEVVAHAWKEWGLRTLVLLSFTLQVALLILAEFRRCVDHRLLRVVVWSAYMLADGTAIYVLGHLSATTRSPEHELMAFWAPFLLLHLGGQDNITAYAIEDNRLWLRHLQTLVVQVAAAGYVLYGSTVVSHPLLRCAAILIFVVGLVKYGERVWALRHSGSQSARAHNTGQRDTNDHLLLAYGMIDIARNFLKGPLPHVGIKLTDTSCLSGQDLYRIVEMQLSLMYDVFYTKVVAIHGWCGGLYVRAVLPVVTAIALLLFHLWSRRHQLGGHYSSVDIAATYVLLVGALVLEMVSALRAIFSIWSTDEFGVYGTTDIVHTWCCPIRPVVMPVRKLIHAAEWRRRYWSGSMGQQSLLQLCARSRGSRISKLAVRMGVEDWWNTLAYSGSILVSSYIEQLLVEQILKSIHLSSAHPNHIRNSRGRAVPKGRLYECLASSVNPEDLSLEESILAWHIATEVYLCFYRERAGDRENVAEAAARALSSYMLFLLAARPFMLPPTTSRTEYINMCYGLTGLQYNLAKDLAGILRSYGDALNTGTNFVWPQLEDRFGGSRPSVYHNKPLDIGCRLGAKLIDESSKDPLATDMLKLIVLVWVEMLCYAGQRCSSDSHAKQLSNGGELITIAAILVECITDAYMRDKILPYYQGHSQGHCSSYQRSPATASSSSSSTSESEGLNCIIVQENV